One Natrarchaeobaculum sulfurireducens genomic window carries:
- a CDS encoding GNAT family N-acetyltransferase — MQLNTDSADGVRIRTATPDDGESIGTLFTNSPDGGAVSFAPQFEYDPYEVYVGLRPETTGFVAETDDGRLAGVGFVSNTEARFDGEIRPSALLNALAVHPDFRGRGLAKRIVEHRITHAQGQLGEDCVVFANIQHGNDPSKAVATWWADSLATEFVMYPPMEILLTDQTTFAKIILRATRTSYSFLA; from the coding sequence CGGGGAGTCGATCGGGACCCTGTTTACTAACAGTCCGGATGGGGGCGCAGTCAGTTTTGCGCCACAATTCGAGTACGATCCATACGAGGTCTACGTCGGACTGCGTCCAGAGACGACAGGATTCGTTGCAGAAACTGATGACGGCCGGCTTGCCGGAGTCGGCTTCGTCTCGAATACGGAAGCCCGATTCGATGGCGAGATCCGACCGAGCGCGTTGTTAAACGCGCTTGCGGTCCACCCTGATTTTCGAGGCCGAGGGCTCGCAAAGCGTATCGTCGAGCATCGAATTACCCACGCACAAGGCCAGCTTGGAGAAGATTGCGTTGTCTTCGCGAACATCCAACACGGAAACGACCCATCGAAAGCAGTAGCGACGTGGTGGGCTGACTCGCTCGCGACCGAGTTTGTGATGTATCCACCTATGGAAATTCTGCTGACTGACCAAACCACGTTTGCCAAGATAATTCTTCGGGCGACAAGGACTTCCTATAGTTTTCTGGCGTAG